A window from Aliamphritea hakodatensis encodes these proteins:
- a CDS encoding RidA family protein, translating to MAITHINPEEMSAPFGVWTTAVMSEPGKHLYISGVTARNKQGEVVGKGDMPAQTRQICENLKTAVEAAGGSLKDIVNVTVYATDVTQFKTTHAVRKEYFPENPPASAMVEVTRLVDPECLIEISAVAAIGQSV from the coding sequence GTGGCCATTACACATATCAATCCAGAAGAGATGTCAGCACCTTTCGGCGTATGGACAACAGCCGTTATGTCGGAGCCAGGTAAACACCTGTATATCTCCGGCGTCACCGCCCGCAATAAACAGGGGGAGGTTGTTGGTAAAGGCGACATGCCCGCTCAGACCCGGCAAATCTGTGAAAACCTGAAAACCGCTGTTGAAGCGGCCGGCGGCAGCCTGAAAGACATAGTGAATGTCACCGTCTATGCCACCGACGTTACCCAATTCAAGACAACCCATGCCGTGCGCAAAGAGTACTTCCCGGAAAATCCTCCGGCGTCTGCTATGGTTGAAGTGACCCGGCTGGTTGATCCTGAATGCCTTATTGAAATCAGCGCAGTAGCGGCGATTGGCCAGTCTGTATAA
- a CDS encoding YdeI/OmpD-associated family protein, producing MPQPNPLNTLTFETPEALGQWLETHHATETELWVKIFKKQSGIPSVTWDDVVVEALCWGWIDGVKKSVDDHAYVQRITPRKPRSSWSKRNRAHVERLISEGRMMEPGLVQVHAAQADGRWESAYTASEMEVPADFIEALASQPEAQAFYETLTKSARYVIAHGLTSAKKLETRQRRFTKFMDALTRGEKPA from the coding sequence GTGCCCCAGCCCAATCCATTAAACACTTTAACCTTTGAAACACCCGAAGCCCTCGGCCAGTGGCTTGAAACCCATCACGCCACTGAAACTGAGCTGTGGGTGAAGATCTTTAAGAAGCAGTCCGGCATTCCCAGTGTCACCTGGGATGATGTGGTGGTTGAGGCGCTTTGCTGGGGCTGGATAGACGGGGTTAAAAAGTCGGTTGATGATCATGCCTATGTGCAGCGGATTACGCCCCGCAAGCCGCGTAGCAGTTGGTCGAAAAGGAACCGGGCACATGTGGAGCGGCTGATCAGTGAAGGGCGGATGATGGAGCCCGGGCTGGTGCAGGTGCATGCCGCGCAGGCAGATGGCCGGTGGGAGAGTGCTTACACAGCGAGTGAGATGGAGGTGCCGGCGGATTTTATTGAAGCGCTGGCCAGCCAGCCGGAGGCGCAAGCTTTTTATGAAACACTCACGAAATCGGCCCGGTATGTGATTGCGCACGGCTTAACCAGTGCCAAGAAGCTTGAAACCCGGCAACGGCGGTTTACTAAGTTCATGGATGCTCTGACCCGGGGGGAGAAACCGGCGTAG
- a CDS encoding prephenate dehydratase, giving the protein MNKISTLGPRGTFSDAATMNYMQRADERSEPVYFRSIKSALCAIGEECDLGVIPVENFSEGYVSIVLDHLVAAPLIILGEIYQSVKFSFISKEKDLAAINQLYAQFVAKGQCVDFIASLGEINVINTDSNIYSLEMLRDNSHGCGAIVPAGSFDPADYPTVIEDVGDFSDNQTRFLVLGNADQYPQVSHAAEKTSIIILDHNDYAGLLCEVLKPMAKRGINLTSIVSRPTRKMFGKYYIFIDFIGSLADLKVQEALAEMRKISTVKLLGSYRKIY; this is encoded by the coding sequence ATGAACAAAATTTCCACCCTGGGGCCCCGGGGTACTTTTTCAGATGCTGCCACGATGAACTATATGCAGCGCGCGGATGAACGGTCGGAGCCGGTGTATTTCCGGTCGATCAAGAGCGCACTGTGTGCAATCGGTGAAGAGTGCGATCTGGGGGTAATTCCGGTGGAAAATTTTTCAGAGGGCTATGTGTCGATTGTGCTGGATCATCTGGTTGCAGCACCGCTGATCATTCTTGGGGAAATTTACCAGAGCGTAAAATTTTCTTTCATCAGTAAAGAGAAAGATCTGGCTGCGATAAACCAGCTGTATGCACAGTTTGTGGCTAAAGGGCAGTGTGTGGATTTCATTGCATCGCTGGGTGAGATTAATGTCATCAATACTGACAGTAATATTTACTCACTGGAAATGTTGCGGGATAACAGCCATGGCTGCGGGGCGATTGTACCGGCGGGGAGTTTTGATCCTGCTGATTATCCGACGGTGATTGAAGATGTGGGGGATTTCAGTGACAACCAAACCCGTTTTCTGGTGCTGGGTAACGCTGATCAATACCCCCAGGTAAGCCATGCTGCTGAGAAGACCAGCATTATTATTCTTGATCATAATGATTACGCCGGGCTGTTGTGCGAGGTGCTGAAACCGATGGCAAAGCGGGGCATTAATCTGACCAGTATTGTTTCCAGACCCACCCGTAAGATGTTTGGTAAGTATTATATTTTTATCGATTTTATTGGCTCTCTTGCTGATCTTAAGGTGCAGGAGGCGTTGGCCGAAATGCGCAAAATCTCGACAGTGAAACTGTTGGGCTCCTATCGGAAAATCTATTAA
- a CDS encoding fumarylacetoacetate hydrolase family protein, translating into MNNNLLVNYEYRGARYIGITKGEGIVCVDQHSGYSSDRHPFLSAALRNEYLSVAANNDIDHELQDVTLLPPVEHSQRVICVGLNYGKHVQETGRSHGDYPVLFTRFASTQVGHGQPLLVPEQSDELDFEGELALVIGKGGRRISQQQAFEHIAGYSCYNDATVRDWQFHTHQYTAGKNFPATGGFGPGLMPVECVPELAQLEIRTELNGVVVQQAKLGEMLFPVERIIEYVSAFTDLSPGDVIVTGTPGGVGFKREPKLFMKDGDTVSVSVSGIGELVNPVRKEQL; encoded by the coding sequence ATGAATAACAATTTATTAGTGAATTATGAGTATCGCGGTGCCCGTTATATCGGCATAACTAAGGGGGAGGGGATTGTATGTGTGGATCAGCATTCCGGTTATTCCAGCGATAGACATCCGTTCCTGAGTGCCGCATTACGTAATGAGTACCTCAGTGTTGCGGCCAATAATGATATTGATCATGAGCTGCAGGATGTCACTCTGTTGCCGCCGGTTGAGCACTCTCAACGGGTGATCTGTGTTGGCCTTAACTACGGCAAGCATGTGCAGGAAACCGGCCGCAGTCACGGTGATTATCCGGTGCTGTTTACCCGTTTTGCCTCTACTCAGGTGGGGCATGGCCAGCCTTTGTTGGTGCCTGAACAGAGTGATGAACTGGATTTTGAAGGTGAGTTGGCACTGGTGATCGGTAAGGGCGGACGCCGCATCAGTCAGCAGCAGGCGTTTGAGCATATTGCCGGTTACAGCTGCTATAACGATGCGACGGTACGCGACTGGCAGTTCCATACACATCAGTACACTGCGGGTAAAAACTTTCCGGCTACCGGTGGCTTCGGGCCCGGTCTGATGCCGGTAGAGTGTGTGCCTGAACTGGCGCAGCTGGAAATCAGAACTGAGCTGAACGGGGTGGTGGTTCAGCAGGCTAAGCTTGGTGAGATGCTGTTTCCGGTGGAACGGATTATCGAATACGTGTCTGCTTTTACGGACTTATCGCCGGGCGATGTAATTGTTACCGGGACCCCGGGTGGCGTAGGTTTCAAGCGCGAGCCGAAACTGTTCATGAAGGACGGAGATACCGTCAGCGTATCTGTCAGTGGCATTGGTGAGCTGGTGAATCCGGTAAGAAAAGAACAGCTGTAA
- a CDS encoding YrbL family protein, producing MINKLCAVLLKLNCMGSEIRACLVNDVENKVIELNDELLLSKGSERSCYLYPGDNSKIIKIGPDVGKHRNQNKLDYHYYSYLISANKDLHYVTECFGFVETSLGRGLVFKRALNYDETPSHSLKYMMFHKKITADVQRELLNDLLSYLQGQQIVFGDICCGNIFCKEVNSGKYEFIIVDGLGARRLNYKYWMYLKIGIYRRYKIMKQAKKMRNELERQLKKAEVTNPEDVVYYK from the coding sequence ATGATTAATAAATTATGTGCAGTTTTACTAAAGTTAAACTGTATGGGTAGTGAGATTAGGGCTTGTTTAGTGAATGATGTAGAAAATAAAGTCATAGAGTTGAATGACGAGTTACTCTTATCGAAAGGAAGTGAAAGATCCTGTTATTTATATCCTGGAGATAACAGCAAAATAATAAAAATAGGTCCTGATGTAGGCAAGCACAGGAATCAAAATAAGCTGGACTATCATTATTATTCTTACCTTATTTCTGCAAATAAGGACTTACACTACGTTACCGAGTGTTTTGGCTTTGTAGAGACAAGTCTGGGAAGAGGTTTAGTCTTTAAACGAGCACTAAACTATGACGAAACACCTTCTCACTCGCTCAAGTACATGATGTTCCACAAGAAAATTACAGCTGATGTGCAACGAGAGTTATTGAATGATTTATTATCGTATTTGCAGGGACAGCAAATAGTCTTCGGTGACATATGCTGTGGAAATATCTTTTGTAAAGAAGTGAATAGTGGGAAATACGAGTTTATAATTGTTGATGGTTTAGGTGCGAGGCGCTTAAATTATAAATATTGGATGTACCTTAAAATCGGAATTTATCGTCGCTATAAAATCATGAAACAAGCGAAAAAAATGCGTAACGAGCTTGAAAGGCAGTTGAAAAAAGCAGAAGTGACTAATCCGGAAGACGTTGTCTATTATAAATAA
- a CDS encoding MarR family winged helix-turn-helix transcriptional regulator, with amino-acid sequence MQGDFLRLTTDVKRFSDALEKQLCTALHQQNIHLSLNALNLLLVLRREPALSVIELAGKLNISHAAVSKLLKQLRRQQFIEQRTVGTDKRRNEAFLSLRGEQQLAAARQILGQLNSDVRFNNICIEGMELLSEGGCRHVFQQHFCKEDT; translated from the coding sequence ATGCAGGGTGATTTCTTACGGCTGACGACCGATGTAAAGCGATTCTCCGACGCGCTCGAGAAGCAGCTGTGTACCGCTTTGCATCAGCAGAACATTCATTTATCTCTGAATGCGCTCAATCTGTTGTTAGTACTGCGCAGAGAACCCGCACTGTCGGTGATTGAACTGGCGGGAAAACTTAATATCAGCCATGCCGCAGTGAGCAAATTACTGAAGCAGTTACGCCGGCAGCAATTCATTGAGCAACGTACGGTCGGCACTGATAAACGTCGCAACGAAGCTTTTCTCAGCCTTCGTGGAGAGCAACAGCTTGCTGCTGCCCGCCAGATTTTAGGGCAGCTGAATTCTGACGTGCGGTTTAACAACATCTGTATCGAGGGCATGGAATTGCTCAGCGAAGGCGGATGCCGGCACGTTTTTCAGCAACATTTTTGTAAAGAGGATACGTGA
- a CDS encoding NAD(P)-dependent oxidoreductase, which produces MIPEQNVKVSEQIGIIGLGKMGQALASRLTGQGHEVRGWNRSGISNVTVEETQITACDSLADLASNSTIIIISVSDAAAVTSVLKALCKQPLHGKLIADASTVEPRVLQDLEHAVLNRGASLIDVPVAGGPAVALKGELGVFAGGAAEDVARYAPVCEAFSNRMFHVGALGNGYVMKAINNMVLAGFLQTMTEAVSMGKHSGFSLEDILNVITSGPAANPFLFSRLPVILKQADTLEFSLIQALDDMQVFQNIAIDKALKTPALDAALRSVKHAISVGKGDQDIVRLITHAYEDTTPY; this is translated from the coding sequence GTGATTCCTGAGCAAAACGTAAAAGTATCGGAGCAGATTGGCATTATTGGGCTGGGCAAAATGGGGCAGGCGCTGGCTTCCCGTTTAACGGGTCAGGGCCATGAGGTCAGAGGTTGGAACCGAAGTGGAATAAGTAATGTGACTGTGGAAGAAACACAGATAACCGCTTGTGACTCGTTAGCAGACCTGGCCAGTAACTCTACGATCATTATCATCTCAGTGTCAGATGCGGCTGCGGTCACATCCGTGCTTAAAGCGTTATGTAAACAACCGCTGCATGGGAAGCTGATCGCCGATGCAAGCACGGTAGAACCACGGGTGCTTCAGGATCTGGAGCATGCGGTCCTTAATCGCGGCGCATCTTTGATTGATGTGCCCGTGGCAGGAGGACCTGCCGTCGCTTTAAAAGGTGAATTAGGTGTGTTTGCCGGTGGCGCTGCTGAAGATGTGGCAAGGTATGCACCGGTTTGTGAAGCATTCTCGAACCGCATGTTTCATGTCGGCGCGCTAGGGAATGGCTATGTGATGAAAGCCATAAATAACATGGTTCTGGCGGGCTTTCTGCAGACAATGACTGAAGCCGTTTCCATGGGTAAGCATTCCGGCTTTTCTCTGGAGGATATTCTGAATGTGATTACCAGTGGACCGGCAGCCAATCCCTTCTTATTCTCTCGCCTTCCCGTTATCCTGAAGCAGGCCGATACACTTGAATTCAGCTTGATACAAGCACTTGACGATATGCAGGTATTTCAAAATATTGCGATTGATAAAGCGCTTAAAACACCTGCACTGGACGCTGCTCTCCGTTCTGTCAAGCACGCGATTTCTGTGGGTAAAGGTGATCAGGATATTGTCAGACTCATCACACATGCGTATGAGGATACAACGCCATACTGA
- a CDS encoding c-type cytochrome: MKLCHLIIGQRVFRKAVIAMLVGQMAWHVSAGDAVQGKLKSVSCWGCHDQSGISANPAFPNLAGQKPVYLMKALQDYKQGKRSDGMMNSAAARLSDEDIADIAAYYSQISN, from the coding sequence ATGAAACTCTGTCATTTAATCATTGGTCAGCGGGTTTTCAGAAAAGCAGTCATTGCAATGTTGGTCGGGCAGATGGCATGGCATGTATCTGCCGGGGACGCTGTGCAGGGCAAGCTTAAATCCGTCAGTTGCTGGGGGTGTCATGATCAGTCCGGTATTTCCGCTAATCCAGCTTTTCCTAACCTGGCAGGACAAAAGCCTGTTTATCTGATGAAAGCTTTACAGGATTATAAACAGGGTAAGCGCTCAGACGGGATGATGAACAGCGCTGCAGCCAGATTATCAGATGAAGACATCGCTGATATTGCGGCGTATTACAGCCAGATTTCAAACTGA
- a CDS encoding Lrp/AsnC family transcriptional regulator: MSIDKFDKEILRRLQKDGKKQNKDLADEIGLSQSPCSRRVKHLEDTNIIREYVALVEPAAVGFPISIYANVALDKQTKESVKHFEDAIMNYPEVMECYLVTGKYDYILRIVAQSIDSYQTFLMDKLTLIEGVKNIQTTITMKPVKYSTSIPL; the protein is encoded by the coding sequence ATGAGCATTGATAAATTTGACAAGGAAATACTCAGGAGACTGCAAAAGGACGGAAAAAAACAAAACAAAGATCTTGCCGACGAAATAGGCTTATCACAATCCCCCTGTTCCCGCCGGGTAAAGCACCTCGAAGACACCAACATCATACGAGAATACGTCGCACTGGTAGAGCCTGCGGCAGTCGGTTTCCCGATCAGCATTTACGCGAATGTCGCCCTGGATAAACAAACCAAAGAATCCGTCAAACACTTTGAAGACGCCATCATGAATTACCCGGAAGTAATGGAATGCTACCTGGTGACTGGCAAGTACGACTACATTTTAAGAATTGTGGCGCAGAGTATAGACAGCTACCAAACCTTCCTGATGGATAAGCTGACACTGATCGAAGGCGTCAAAAACATTCAGACGACCATCACCATGAAACCGGTGAAATACAGCACATCCATCCCACTCTGA
- a CDS encoding glutathione S-transferase N-terminal domain-containing protein yields the protein MKLYAINGACSQAVRITLNELGVDYQVADVDPGSKLTGEGENYLDINPNGYVPALVAEDHGVLTEVPAILQYLADAYPQAELIAENGSWERYQQQAMLNFLSSELHKAFSPFWYQPDMTWQERSSALDKLKRRLDYIDAVLADDTVFLHGEKLTVADIYAYVIISWTRHHDISITPWQNICRFMESHANRQSFSAAVAAETAG from the coding sequence ATGAAGCTTTATGCAATTAACGGTGCCTGTTCACAGGCAGTCAGAATTACCCTTAATGAACTGGGCGTTGATTATCAGGTTGCAGATGTTGATCCGGGATCAAAGCTAACCGGCGAAGGTGAAAATTATCTGGATATTAATCCTAACGGTTATGTGCCAGCGCTTGTCGCTGAAGATCATGGTGTGCTGACAGAAGTGCCGGCTATTTTGCAGTATCTGGCAGATGCATATCCGCAGGCTGAGCTGATTGCCGAGAACGGTAGCTGGGAGCGTTACCAGCAGCAGGCCATGCTGAACTTTTTATCTTCTGAATTACATAAAGCGTTCTCGCCATTTTGGTACCAGCCGGACATGACCTGGCAGGAACGCAGCAGTGCCTTGGATAAGCTGAAACGCCGGCTTGATTATATTGATGCTGTTCTGGCTGATGATACAGTGTTCTTACACGGTGAAAAGCTAACGGTTGCCGATATCTATGCGTATGTGATTATCAGCTGGACCCGGCATCATGATATATCCATTACGCCCTGGCAGAATATCTGTCGCTTTATGGAGTCTCATGCTAACCGCCAAAGTTTTTCTGCTGCGGTTGCCGCTGAAACTGCCGGCTGA
- a CDS encoding cupin domain-containing protein, producing the protein MSDITKSLETLIVSPPEENWVLLEKTGGVRVNTLYENPETGASISLLDIPKGAGIPVRHKHASNQFMYCVKGTYEYLEPDSLILQGNSFYWNPKGSYHGPTRAIEDCLMLEIYDGPHYDEIPSYHTEDTVGKLSSES; encoded by the coding sequence ATGAGCGATATTACTAAGAGCTTAGAAACACTGATTGTCAGCCCACCGGAAGAAAACTGGGTTTTATTAGAAAAAACCGGCGGTGTGCGGGTAAACACGCTGTATGAAAACCCTGAGACCGGTGCCAGCATCTCCCTGCTGGACATCCCTAAGGGCGCGGGTATCCCGGTACGTCACAAACACGCTTCGAACCAGTTCATGTACTGCGTCAAAGGTACCTACGAATACCTGGAGCCGGACAGCCTGATCCTGCAGGGCAACAGTTTTTACTGGAACCCAAAGGGCTCCTATCACGGCCCGACCAGGGCGATTGAAGACTGCCTGATGCTGGAAATATACGACGGCCCTCATTACGACGAGATTCCGTCCTACCACACAGAAGATACTGTCGGTAAGCTATCCTCGGAAAGCTAG
- a CDS encoding GntR family transcriptional regulator, whose amino-acid sequence MPRFLITQVLILAAAKNKVSLTDQVYENIKWKILSMEFAPGAYLNELELCSQLGYTRAPVHHALQRLKYDGLVDIIPRKGVVVKALTPKDIENLIEARLPLEVAMVACAAERATEEQCQALQEILQQAYALIENNDQQGLIRLDRDFHTSLAQMTGNDFFVDLVGNLHQRSTLLWHFSVSDKQTYVAVQKQHEAIADAVCRRDQAAAVAAITQHLKYFSKH is encoded by the coding sequence ATGCCTCGTTTTTTAATTACTCAGGTGCTGATTTTGGCTGCTGCAAAGAACAAAGTGTCTTTAACCGATCAGGTTTATGAAAATATTAAATGGAAGATCCTTTCAATGGAATTCGCGCCGGGTGCGTATCTGAATGAACTGGAACTTTGCAGCCAGCTTGGGTATACCCGGGCGCCGGTACATCATGCGTTGCAGCGTCTCAAATATGATGGGCTGGTGGATATCATTCCCCGTAAAGGCGTTGTAGTTAAAGCGCTGACGCCTAAAGATATTGAGAACTTGATTGAAGCACGGTTACCCTTGGAAGTGGCCATGGTCGCCTGTGCGGCTGAACGTGCGACTGAAGAGCAGTGTCAGGCACTGCAGGAAATTTTACAGCAGGCTTATGCCCTGATTGAAAATAATGATCAGCAGGGGCTTATTCGTCTGGACCGGGATTTTCATACCTCTCTGGCGCAGATGACCGGTAACGATTTCTTTGTTGACCTGGTGGGCAATCTGCACCAGCGGTCGACCTTACTCTGGCATTTTTCTGTCTCGGACAAGCAAACTTATGTGGCAGTACAGAAACAGCACGAAGCCATCGCGGATGCTGTGTGCCGAAGAGATCAGGCTGCTGCTGTGGCGGCGATTACCCAGCATCTGAAGTATTTTTCTAAACACTGA
- a CDS encoding NIPSNAP family protein → MIIEQRTYRLKPGAVPEFLRIYGSEGYELQKSLLKNPVGYYYTEIGGVNEVVHMWAYESFARREELRADLLAHPEWQAFLGKVGHLLDQMDNKILRPAAFSPLPQLKD, encoded by the coding sequence ATGATTATTGAGCAGCGTACCTACCGTTTAAAGCCTGGGGCTGTGCCTGAGTTCTTACGTATTTATGGCAGTGAAGGTTATGAGCTACAGAAGTCTTTACTGAAAAATCCTGTGGGCTACTACTACACCGAAATCGGTGGCGTGAATGAAGTGGTTCATATGTGGGCGTATGAAAGTTTTGCCCGGCGTGAAGAACTGCGTGCAGACTTGCTTGCTCATCCTGAGTGGCAGGCATTTCTGGGTAAGGTTGGCCACTTGCTGGATCAGATGGATAACAAAATTCTGCGCCCGGCAGCATTTTCGCCGTTACCACAACTGAAAGATTAA
- a CDS encoding pyridoxal-phosphate-dependent aminotransferase family protein: MAGLNFLHTPGPTFLPEEILNAMNRQPLDFGDERIAELVAGIQPDLQTLFQTRADVFIYIANGHGGWEATLSNICDPGDTVVIPMTGFFSSRWVEVARALGLEIIEVRSTDGHDVDYAAVEKILSEDRSHKIKAVLGTQIDTGAGVAHDIKRFRGCLDAAAHPALLVADCIASLGAAEFRMDEWGVDVAITGSQKALMMPPGLALVAANDKAKAIAAANVRPKLYWDWQARNSEIIYHRFCGTLPIHLLFGLRAALDLILEEGLERRIQRHQRVASAVQAAVAEWVKGGDMEFFVPEENCRSVSVTAIRVVSDNASAETIRKLARHQFNVSIAGGLASLENQIIRIGHLGVVNTPMILGCLGGLEATFEHLGVRYRSGLSAAAKVLSTPL, translated from the coding sequence ATGGCTGGTTTAAATTTTCTGCATACTCCGGGGCCAACATTTCTACCGGAAGAAATTCTTAATGCGATGAACCGGCAACCGCTGGATTTTGGTGATGAGCGCATTGCTGAGCTGGTAGCCGGTATTCAGCCGGATTTACAGACGCTGTTCCAGACACGCGCAGATGTGTTTATCTATATTGCTAACGGACACGGTGGCTGGGAAGCAACACTGTCAAATATCTGTGATCCTGGTGATACCGTCGTTATCCCGATGACAGGTTTCTTTTCATCACGCTGGGTCGAAGTTGCCAGAGCGCTCGGTCTGGAGATTATTGAAGTCCGTTCTACCGATGGCCATGATGTGGATTATGCTGCGGTGGAGAAAATTCTCAGCGAAGACCGGTCACATAAGATTAAAGCTGTGCTGGGTACGCAGATTGATACCGGTGCCGGCGTCGCACACGATATCAAACGGTTTCGTGGTTGTCTGGATGCTGCTGCGCATCCTGCATTACTGGTTGCAGACTGTATTGCTTCACTGGGAGCCGCTGAATTCCGGATGGATGAATGGGGTGTTGATGTGGCGATCACCGGTTCACAAAAAGCCCTGATGATGCCTCCGGGGCTGGCGCTGGTGGCCGCTAATGATAAAGCGAAGGCAATTGCAGCTGCGAATGTTCGGCCAAAGTTGTATTGGGACTGGCAGGCGCGTAATAGCGAGATTATCTACCACCGTTTTTGTGGCACCTTACCGATTCATCTGTTGTTTGGCTTGCGTGCAGCGCTTGATCTGATTCTTGAAGAAGGTCTGGAACGGCGAATTCAGCGGCATCAGCGTGTCGCCAGTGCAGTGCAGGCGGCGGTGGCTGAATGGGTGAAGGGCGGCGATATGGAGTTTTTTGTGCCTGAAGAAAATTGTCGCTCCGTGTCTGTTACGGCTATCCGGGTTGTATCTGATAATGCTTCAGCGGAAACCATCCGCAAGCTGGCAAGGCATCAGTTTAATGTTTCTATTGCCGGTGGTCTGGCCAGTTTGGAAAATCAGATTATTCGTATCGGTCACCTCGGGGTGGTTAACACGCCGATGATTCTGGGTTGCCTGGGTGGGCTGGAAGCGACGTTTGAACATTTAGGTGTTCGTTACCGTTCAGGGCTCAGTGCCGCTGCAAAAGTGTTAAGTACGCCTTTATAA
- a CDS encoding AraC family transcriptional regulator: MKHRNQFRYVKSQHLEQVSVLRAEMNDFSYGKHAHEEFSFGVTLAGRQDFFASGAYHRSHPGNTIIFNPDEVHDGHSGVDDELQYRMLYIHPDQLAPVLKSVCSKQKADFRIVDTLLNDPLLRQHILSLALLIEDQTSNKLQQEYALYQLAVGITQHYGEYSPDQKARKVDHLLRQAQDYIHENIQADISLEDVSQQANLSKYHFVRMFRKQFGITPHQYILNCRINRAREDLESGVSLDDVVFEYGFSDLSHFNRRFKPVFGMTPRQYQQHFLSS, translated from the coding sequence ATGAAGCACAGAAATCAGTTCCGGTATGTAAAGAGCCAGCATCTTGAGCAGGTGTCTGTGTTGCGGGCAGAAATGAATGATTTTTCTTATGGTAAGCATGCCCATGAGGAATTTTCGTTCGGGGTTACTCTGGCCGGTCGGCAGGATTTTTTTGCCAGTGGCGCGTATCACCGCAGTCACCCGGGCAATACCATCATATTTAATCCCGATGAGGTACATGACGGACACTCAGGTGTGGATGATGAGCTGCAGTACCGTATGCTTTATATACATCCGGATCAGTTGGCACCGGTGTTAAAAAGTGTCTGTTCAAAGCAGAAGGCGGATTTCCGGATTGTTGATACTTTGCTGAATGATCCGTTGCTGCGCCAGCATATTCTCAGTTTAGCCTTGTTGATCGAAGATCAGACAAGCAACAAACTTCAGCAGGAATATGCGCTTTATCAGTTAGCCGTCGGTATTACACAGCATTACGGTGAATATTCTCCTGATCAGAAAGCGCGGAAGGTCGATCATTTACTGCGTCAGGCTCAGGATTATATTCATGAGAACATTCAGGCTGATATCTCATTAGAAGACGTCAGCCAGCAGGCTAATCTGTCGAAGTATCATTTCGTGCGTATGTTCCGTAAACAATTCGGTATTACGCCCCATCAATATATTCTGAATTGCCGCATTAATCGCGCCCGCGAAGATCTTGAATCAGGCGTCTCTCTTGATGATGTTGTATTTGAATATGGCTTTAGTGATCTGAGCCATTTTAACCGTCGTTTCAAGCCTGTTTTCGGTATGACCCCCCGGCAGTATCAACAGCACTTTCTCAGTTCCTGA
- a CDS encoding LysE family translocator: MVEILAYAFGIMYTPGPSNLLSMNAGLNGQFRAPLMFCVGVACAMLLLFLLFGYSGAWLVSPGYQLLISCAGSVYIAYLAYKVAGAHIKLTGSESTAGKLSFRSGLCMQLLNPKSFVAIFPIVTVQFPAAEISGSSIFVWSVLLSVLAFGAPGSYLLMGARLGKLIRKPRTFRLLNICMALLLLYVAGDIAYHHVYLKLSE, encoded by the coding sequence ATGGTTGAAATACTCGCGTATGCGTTTGGCATTATGTACACCCCAGGCCCGTCGAATCTGTTAAGCATGAACGCCGGCCTGAATGGTCAGTTTCGTGCTCCGCTGATGTTTTGTGTGGGAGTGGCCTGCGCTATGTTGCTGCTGTTTTTGCTCTTTGGTTATAGCGGCGCATGGCTGGTGAGCCCGGGTTATCAGTTACTGATAAGTTGTGCAGGCAGTGTGTATATTGCGTATCTGGCGTATAAAGTTGCGGGAGCCCATATCAAACTTACGGGTTCAGAATCGACTGCTGGCAAACTGAGCTTCCGCTCCGGGTTATGTATGCAGTTGCTTAATCCCAAGTCCTTTGTGGCGATTTTCCCCATTGTCACTGTGCAGTTTCCAGCGGCAGAAATTTCCGGAAGTTCGATTTTTGTCTGGTCTGTATTGCTGTCAGTCTTAGCGTTTGGAGCACCCGGGAGCTACCTGTTAATGGGGGCTCGCCTTGGAAAGCTTATTCGCAAGCCCCGTACTTTTCGTTTACTGAATATCTGTATGGCCCTGTTACTCTTGTACGTAGCCGGTGATATTGCTTACCACCATGTGTATCTGAAACTGAGTGAGTAG